From a region of the Longimicrobiaceae bacterium genome:
- a CDS encoding response regulator, translating into MSDILFADDDPAMREMVSQVFGSAGYRIRLAENGNEALAELRRAEPAIAVLDYRMGSPDGLEVCRQIKSNPRLQHLPVLILTGESEIESRLAGFEAGADDYLGKPFDPRELLARVRAMLLLAQRGLDRNPTSGLPGGEAMYREFERHRQQGKPFCICYLDLDHFKPFSDRFGFAAADQVIRAVGSILIRVTPSGTFVGHVGGDDFVVFAKCSDARALMKEAQRLLREALREILPNGEGNKETYRGVDREGVTRDFRLTRLTAAIIEVDPRGMDSMFDLSQMVAEAKRRAKHPAGDGIAELKYSRVASDPRRS; encoded by the coding sequence ATGAGCGACATTCTGTTCGCGGACGACGATCCGGCAATGCGGGAGATGGTTTCCCAGGTCTTCGGGTCCGCCGGCTATCGCATCCGCCTTGCCGAAAACGGGAACGAAGCGCTCGCGGAGCTGCGACGGGCCGAGCCTGCCATCGCCGTGCTCGATTACCGGATGGGCTCGCCCGACGGCCTGGAGGTCTGTCGCCAGATCAAGTCCAACCCCCGTCTCCAGCACCTTCCGGTTCTGATCCTCACCGGTGAGAGTGAGATCGAGAGCCGCCTCGCCGGCTTCGAGGCCGGCGCCGATGATTATCTGGGCAAACCCTTCGATCCCCGCGAGCTTCTCGCTCGCGTGCGTGCGATGCTCCTCCTGGCCCAACGCGGATTGGACCGTAACCCGACCAGCGGCCTTCCCGGCGGTGAGGCCATGTACCGGGAGTTCGAGCGGCATCGCCAGCAAGGGAAACCCTTCTGTATCTGCTACCTGGACCTCGACCACTTCAAGCCCTTCAGCGACCGGTTCGGCTTCGCGGCCGCGGACCAGGTGATCCGTGCGGTGGGGTCGATCCTGATTCGCGTGACCCCGTCGGGGACCTTCGTCGGTCACGTGGGAGGGGACGATTTCGTCGTCTTCGCGAAGTGCTCCGATGCGCGGGCGCTGATGAAAGAAGCGCAACGCCTGCTTCGAGAAGCGCTGCGCGAGATCCTTCCCAACGGAGAAGGCAACAAGGAAACCTATCGCGGCGTCGATCGGGAGGGGGTCACGCGCGACTTCCGGTTGACCAGGCTCACTGCCGCCATCATTGAGGTGGACCCGCGGGGCATGGATTCCATGTTCGACCTCAGCCAGATGGTGGCCGAGGCGAAGCGGCGGGCGAAGCACCCGGCGGGAGACGGGATCGCGGAGCTGAAGTATTCGCGAGTCGCGTCAGATCCACGTCGCTCCTGA
- the gpmI gene encoding 2,3-bisphosphoglycerate-independent phosphoglycerate mutase: MEHSDTNASTGRDRPRACLVILDGWGLREPADDNAVTLAHTPTWDRLWGSGDYPRGKLTTHGPAVGLPEGQMGNSEVGHLNLGAGRVVMQTIQRISHAIETGEFFQNEPLVKLMRQAKENGRTVHLMGLVGRGGVHAIDSHLLALVEMADRHQIPRTRIHAFLDGRDTPPQSARDFVTELVGRCNNNRDCLVASVMGRYWAMDRDKRWDRTQRAYDALVYGRGRHVHDPVKAIADAYDQGETDEFVQPCVVVGEDGKPVGLIEDGDAVVFFNFRADRARQLTHALASKGFDKFDRGENPPRIEIVTMTPYDEELPLEAAFPPQSMENILADVLVANGRTSFRTAETEKYPHVTYFFNGGKEEAPPGEERRMVPSPRVATYDLQPEMSAEGVADGLVEAIRERRHDLYVCNFANPDMVGHTGVLEAAIKAVETVDAQLARVVQACEETGTALLVTADHGNCEQMWDPETNGPHTAHTTNRVGIVLVEPEGRRTATELADGALCDVAPTLLGLLRIQQPKEMTGRDLRRGAAEVAA; this comes from the coding sequence ATGGAACACAGTGATACCAATGCATCCACCGGCCGCGATCGGCCGCGCGCCTGCCTCGTAATCCTCGACGGCTGGGGGCTGCGGGAGCCGGCGGACGACAACGCCGTGACTCTTGCGCACACGCCGACGTGGGATCGCCTCTGGGGTAGCGGCGACTATCCCCGCGGGAAGCTCACGACACATGGCCCGGCGGTGGGCCTGCCCGAGGGGCAGATGGGCAACTCGGAGGTCGGGCACCTGAACCTCGGCGCCGGCCGCGTGGTGATGCAGACGATCCAGCGCATCTCGCACGCCATCGAAACGGGGGAGTTCTTCCAGAACGAGCCGCTGGTGAAGCTGATGCGGCAAGCGAAGGAGAACGGTCGCACCGTGCACCTGATGGGACTGGTCGGACGCGGGGGCGTGCACGCCATCGACAGCCATCTGCTTGCGCTGGTGGAAATGGCCGACCGCCACCAGATCCCCCGGACGCGCATTCACGCCTTCCTCGACGGGCGGGATACCCCTCCCCAGTCTGCGCGCGACTTCGTCACCGAGCTGGTGGGCCGCTGTAACAACAATCGCGATTGCCTCGTTGCTTCGGTGATGGGCCGCTACTGGGCGATGGACCGCGATAAGCGCTGGGATCGGACGCAGCGCGCCTACGACGCACTCGTGTACGGACGCGGACGGCACGTGCACGACCCGGTGAAGGCGATCGCCGACGCGTACGACCAGGGAGAGACGGACGAGTTCGTACAGCCCTGTGTAGTGGTGGGAGAGGACGGAAAGCCCGTCGGGCTGATCGAAGACGGGGATGCCGTGGTCTTCTTCAACTTTCGTGCGGATCGCGCCCGTCAGCTCACCCATGCGCTGGCGTCGAAGGGCTTCGACAAGTTCGACCGCGGAGAGAACCCTCCGCGCATCGAGATCGTGACGATGACGCCGTACGACGAGGAGCTGCCATTGGAGGCGGCGTTCCCGCCGCAGTCGATGGAGAACATCCTCGCGGACGTCCTGGTGGCCAACGGCCGCACCAGCTTCCGTACGGCGGAGACGGAGAAGTACCCGCACGTGACCTACTTCTTCAACGGCGGGAAAGAGGAGGCTCCTCCTGGAGAGGAGCGTCGGATGGTGCCCTCCCCTCGCGTCGCCACCTACGACCTGCAGCCGGAGATGAGCGCCGAGGGCGTGGCGGACGGGCTGGTCGAGGCAATCCGGGAGCGCCGGCACGACCTCTACGTGTGCAATTTCGCCAATCCCGACATGGTCGGGCACACCGGCGTGCTCGAGGCGGCGATCAAAGCGGTCGAGACCGTCGATGCCCAGCTCGCGCGGGTGGTGCAGGCCTGTGAGGAAACAGGGACCGCGCTGTTGGTGACCGCGGATCACGGCAACTGTGAACAGATGTGGGATCCCGAGACCAACGGTCCGCACACCGCCCACACCACCAACCGGGTGGGAATCGTCCTGGTCGAGCCGGAGGGCCGCCGCACCGCGACCGAGCTGGCGGACGGGGCGCTGTGCGACGTGGCTCCCACCCTGCTCGGCCTGCTGCGGATTCAGCAGCCCAAGGAGATGACGGGGCGCGACTTGCGGCGCGGGGCGGCGGAGGTGGCGGCGTGA
- a CDS encoding BON domain-containing protein yields the protein MARQHGGELFDFDNMSDDEIRTVVVEHLREYPNLNEAGIEVAVRDGHVILSGRVGTDAEVQEAEAVLDDVLGIDSYTNDLVVDESMRYELPEAVDDAAAAEEELDDQFGESTEQQSDTAEHLTEDLEAQTYGTHDMDEAIRDGATYIPPDRPVSDGYDSRENH from the coding sequence ATGGCCAGGCAGCACGGCGGCGAACTCTTCGACTTCGACAACATGAGCGACGACGAGATCCGGACCGTCGTCGTCGAACACCTGCGGGAGTACCCGAACCTCAACGAGGCAGGCATCGAGGTCGCCGTGCGGGATGGCCATGTGATCCTCAGCGGCCGGGTCGGCACGGACGCGGAGGTCCAGGAGGCCGAGGCGGTCCTCGACGACGTCCTGGGGATCGACAGCTACACCAACGACCTCGTCGTCGACGAGTCGATGCGCTACGAGCTTCCCGAGGCAGTGGACGATGCAGCCGCGGCGGAAGAGGAGCTGGACGACCAGTTTGGAGAATCGACCGAACAGCAGTCCGATACCGCGGAGCACCTGACCGAGGATCTAGAGGCGCAAACCTACGGGACGCACGACATGGACGAGGCGATCCGCGACGGGGCCACCTACATTCCGCCGGACCGCCCGGTTTCGGACGGGTACGACTCCCGGGAAAACCACTGA
- a CDS encoding BON domain-containing protein encodes MHRYDRGWNQGYHYPSASVPYDRLYRRGPASRRPYRRGWAPYDEELYQRWGRPRGFERYGGYPGRGRWEQQGARPFRYPDSFTSRRGAYDELDIREPMSRGRYGEGWRRAYDDPGRWQDSPWRRAYGRASLDRYPDDLNAWADQPESAWRRWRRSERWERPEVYSDEGIEGYFDDIDEGDPDDFPAFEDPYPGWDEPTDGEVYEAVRQSLASDGFLDAGKIRVEVKDRVVTLRGEVADYMEARYAWDDAWDAPGVRGVISKLTVAHPAPREGSVTGDATDTVAETSPEAPRAADRDKTDPE; translated from the coding sequence ATGCACCGGTACGACCGGGGCTGGAATCAGGGCTACCACTACCCCTCGGCGTCAGTGCCGTACGACAGGCTCTACCGCCGCGGTCCGGCGAGCCGCCGCCCGTATCGCCGCGGGTGGGCACCCTACGATGAGGAGCTGTACCAACGTTGGGGCCGTCCGAGGGGCTTCGAACGCTACGGCGGATACCCCGGCCGCGGGCGGTGGGAGCAGCAGGGTGCTCGCCCCTTCAGGTATCCGGATTCCTTCACCTCCCGGCGCGGCGCCTACGACGAGCTCGACATCCGCGAGCCCATGTCTCGGGGGCGGTACGGTGAAGGGTGGAGGCGCGCGTACGACGATCCGGGACGGTGGCAGGATTCTCCCTGGCGGCGGGCGTATGGACGGGCCTCGCTCGACCGATACCCTGACGATCTGAACGCGTGGGCAGATCAGCCGGAGAGCGCCTGGCGCCGATGGCGTCGAAGCGAGAGGTGGGAGCGGCCAGAGGTCTACTCCGACGAGGGCATCGAGGGCTACTTCGACGATATCGACGAAGGAGATCCCGACGATTTCCCCGCTTTCGAAGATCCCTATCCGGGATGGGACGAGCCGACCGACGGGGAGGTGTACGAAGCGGTCCGGCAGAGCCTTGCCAGCGATGGCTTCCTCGATGCCGGGAAGATCCGGGTCGAGGTGAAGGATCGGGTCGTGACGCTGCGGGGTGAGGTGGCGGACTACATGGAGGCGCGCTACGCCTGGGACGATGCCTGGGACGCGCCCGGCGTGCGCGGAGTGATCAGCAAGCTCACCGTTGCCCACCCCGCGCCGCGAGAGGGGTCCGTCACCGGGGACGCGACCGACACGGTAGCGGAAACCTCGCCGGAAGCTCCGCGCGCCGCCGACAGAGACAAGACCGATCCCGAATGA
- a CDS encoding molybdenum cofactor guanylyltransferase yields MRQDLSDGPRPGSLRLGAILAGGQSRRFGSPKALAMIGGVTLVERVARPLMQAGARPVLITGPHLPDLSHLLPCRSDLRPGLGPLSGLHTALVWARELGLSGTLCVACDMPFLSAGLLRRIAELGEASHDTVIVPESGGPRGIEPLCAWYPASAARVVLRQLESEVRTMAALLAQIRFQVLPLAEVAAFGDPARLFYNVNTVEDRDRFGPAMLDAEEGNGRG; encoded by the coding sequence ATGCGCCAGGATCTCAGCGACGGTCCCAGACCGGGCTCTCTTCGGCTGGGTGCCATCCTGGCGGGAGGCCAGAGCCGGCGCTTCGGTTCGCCGAAGGCGCTAGCGATGATCGGCGGGGTGACGCTGGTGGAGCGTGTTGCCAGACCTCTCATGCAGGCAGGAGCTCGACCGGTGTTGATCACCGGTCCCCATCTTCCCGATCTCAGCCACCTGCTGCCGTGCCGGAGTGATCTGCGACCCGGGCTCGGGCCCCTGTCGGGATTGCACACGGCGCTCGTCTGGGCGCGCGAGCTGGGGCTGAGCGGGACACTGTGCGTTGCCTGCGACATGCCCTTCCTTTCCGCCGGTCTCCTGCGCCGGATCGCCGAACTGGGAGAGGCGTCGCACGACACGGTGATCGTTCCCGAGAGCGGCGGGCCCCGCGGGATCGAGCCACTCTGCGCCTGGTATCCGGCCTCCGCCGCTCGGGTCGTGCTGAGGCAACTCGAATCGGAGGTCCGTACGATGGCCGCCCTGCTGGCGCAGATCCGCTTTCAGGTGCTACCCCTGGCAGAAGTGGCCGCTTTCGGCGATCCCGCGAGGCTATTTTACAACGTCAACACCGTCGAGGACCGCGACCGGTTCGGTCCGGCTATGCTGGATGCGGAGGAGGGGAATGGACGAGGTTGA
- the mobB gene encoding molybdopterin-guanine dinucleotide biosynthesis protein B: protein MDEVDRPPIICFVGKKNSGKTTLLVAVAAELKRRGLRIATAKHGHHELEIDQPGRDSWRHFHEGGAEAVLILSSRKLALVMDTLGEEPDVLEAIDRHFGGRAYDAVLVEGYKHGNLPKIEIYRSRVHSRPVHDPMNPDAAATFLALVTDDPSVAASCPVIPLDGSGPDGGHVQAVADLVEQRIRRNRVNG from the coding sequence ATGGACGAGGTTGATCGCCCGCCGATCATCTGCTTCGTGGGGAAGAAAAACAGCGGGAAGACCACGTTACTGGTTGCGGTCGCGGCGGAGCTGAAGCGGCGCGGACTGCGCATCGCTACAGCCAAGCACGGTCACCACGAGCTCGAGATCGACCAGCCGGGGCGCGATAGCTGGAGGCACTTCCATGAAGGCGGCGCGGAAGCGGTGCTGATCCTGTCGTCGAGAAAGCTCGCTCTGGTCATGGATACGCTCGGCGAGGAGCCGGACGTGCTGGAGGCCATCGATCGGCATTTCGGGGGGCGGGCCTACGACGCGGTGCTGGTGGAGGGCTACAAGCACGGCAACCTGCCGAAGATCGAGATCTACCGCTCCCGGGTGCACTCGCGGCCGGTGCACGATCCCATGAACCCGGATGCTGCGGCCACCTTCCTGGCGCTCGTCACCGATGATCCCAGTGTGGCCGCGAGCTGTCCGGTGATCCCGCTCGACGGGAGCGGACCCGATGGCGGGCACGTGCAGGCGGTGGCCGACCTGGTCGAGCAACGGATCAGGAGGAATCGGGTGAATGGCTGA
- the glp gene encoding gephyrin-like molybdotransferase Glp: protein MAERRADWLSVTEARERVLAGVAPLPPERRPLEDSLGYALAETITSPIDLPPWHNSAMDGYAVRADDVRGASEQKPVVLRLIDDVPAGGFARHSVSPGTAIRVMTGAPVPDGADTVVRVEHTDGAALAGDEARVRIFRDDDAGRNVRLRGEDLRHGATVLEAGTRLNAAALGAAASVGKSHLFVHRRPVVAIASSGDELVEVDRFDEVLAGRKIVASNGYSLAAQLRESGMGVRHLGIGRDDPQALRELLLGARGCDALITTAGISVGAHDHTRAVLESLGVRVEFWRVKIKPGSPVAFGWVDGLGGIPWFGLPGNPVSAMVTFELFVRPALLRMAGHEALFLPTKVVRVTEPYRKSPGLTHFVRVRLGRVEDGCVASLTGNQGSGILSSMAAAHALLVVPEESDGIAAGNHLRAIVLGGAPLRRSPGY from the coding sequence ATGGCTGAGCGGCGCGCAGACTGGCTGTCCGTGACGGAGGCTCGCGAGCGGGTGCTCGCGGGGGTTGCCCCGCTGCCGCCGGAGCGGCGCCCGCTCGAGGACAGCCTCGGGTACGCGCTCGCGGAGACGATCACCTCGCCGATCGACCTTCCTCCCTGGCACAATAGCGCCATGGACGGCTACGCCGTGCGCGCCGACGACGTGCGCGGGGCGAGCGAGCAGAAGCCCGTCGTGCTGCGCCTGATCGATGACGTCCCGGCCGGCGGCTTCGCCAGACACTCCGTTTCTCCCGGAACCGCCATCCGGGTCATGACCGGGGCGCCGGTACCGGACGGCGCTGACACGGTCGTTCGCGTGGAGCACACCGACGGGGCGGCGCTGGCAGGAGACGAAGCGCGGGTGCGCATCTTCCGTGACGACGACGCGGGACGCAACGTGCGCCTGCGCGGCGAGGATCTTCGCCATGGCGCTACGGTGCTGGAAGCCGGCACGCGCCTCAATGCGGCCGCGCTGGGAGCCGCAGCGTCAGTGGGAAAGTCGCACCTCTTCGTGCACCGCCGGCCGGTGGTGGCGATCGCCTCCTCGGGCGACGAGCTGGTCGAGGTGGACCGCTTCGACGAAGTGCTGGCCGGGCGGAAGATCGTCGCTTCGAACGGGTATTCCCTGGCTGCCCAGCTTCGCGAATCGGGCATGGGAGTGCGCCACCTGGGAATCGGCCGCGACGACCCGCAGGCGCTACGAGAGCTCCTCCTCGGGGCGAGGGGCTGCGACGCCCTCATCACCACCGCGGGCATCAGCGTTGGGGCGCACGATCACACCCGCGCCGTGCTCGAGAGCCTCGGCGTGCGCGTTGAATTCTGGCGGGTGAAGATCAAGCCAGGCTCCCCCGTGGCTTTCGGCTGGGTAGACGGGCTGGGAGGAATCCCCTGGTTCGGCCTGCCGGGCAACCCGGTTTCCGCCATGGTGACCTTCGAGCTTTTCGTCCGGCCGGCGCTCCTGCGCATGGCCGGCCACGAGGCGCTCTTCCTTCCTACGAAAGTCGTCCGGGTCACCGAACCGTACCGCAAATCGCCCGGACTGACCCACTTCGTGAGGGTGCGACTCGGTCGCGTCGAGGACGGTTGCGTGGCGAGCCTCACCGGAAATCAGGGCTCCGGCATCCTCTCCTCCATGGCCGCCGCGCACGCATTGTTGGTGGTGCCGGAGGAGTCGGATGGGATAGCCGCCGGCAATCATCTGCGGGCGATCGTGCTGGGGGGAGCGCCCCTGCGGCGATCCCCGGGCTACTAG
- a CDS encoding dodecin, translated as MAQVFKSIELVGVSPDSFDEAVRLAVKRASATMRGLRWLEVMDQRAYIKGGDVQEFQVTVRLWFELED; from the coding sequence ATGGCGCAGGTGTTCAAGTCGATCGAGCTGGTTGGTGTCTCCCCCGACAGCTTCGACGAGGCGGTTCGACTCGCGGTGAAGCGGGCGAGCGCGACGATGCGCGGCCTGCGCTGGCTGGAGGTGATGGACCAGCGGGCGTACATCAAGGGCGGCGACGTGCAGGAATTCCAGGTGACGGTGCGCCTCTGGTTCGAGCTGGAGGACTAG
- a CDS encoding inositol monophosphatase family protein: MDLDNLIDFAVRTAQEAGEITLRHFGRVATERKSDGSEVTAADRESEAFILERLAEQFPEDGVLGEEGGSAVSRSGRRWVVDPIDGTRSFSSGVPLYGVLIALEVDGRPVLGCCHLPALGDTVVAAEGAGAWWNGTRVRVSEVDDLSQARVVSSGLEYWRDWATPEGREGWTRLVGQARFARTWGDCYGYMLVATGRAEIMVDPATGAPWDYLPLIPILHEAGGRFTSLGGEAVGAWTTSLATNGRVHEAAMGCWSARERGDAVVQTEEILARRKAS, encoded by the coding sequence ATGGATCTCGACAACCTGATCGATTTCGCGGTGCGAACGGCGCAGGAGGCGGGCGAGATCACGCTGCGCCATTTCGGCCGCGTGGCTACCGAGCGAAAGAGCGACGGCAGTGAGGTCACCGCCGCCGACCGCGAGTCCGAGGCCTTCATCCTGGAACGGCTGGCGGAGCAGTTTCCCGAGGATGGGGTGCTGGGGGAAGAGGGCGGCTCGGCCGTATCGCGCAGTGGCCGCCGCTGGGTGGTGGATCCGATCGACGGCACCCGCTCGTTCTCCTCGGGGGTGCCCCTCTACGGGGTGTTGATTGCCCTCGAGGTCGATGGGCGACCGGTCCTGGGTTGCTGCCACCTGCCGGCGCTCGGCGACACGGTCGTTGCCGCGGAAGGGGCCGGCGCGTGGTGGAACGGTACCCGGGTGCGCGTCTCGGAGGTGGATGACCTGTCCCAGGCGCGGGTCGTGAGCTCCGGGTTGGAGTACTGGCGCGATTGGGCCACGCCCGAGGGAAGGGAGGGGTGGACGCGGCTGGTGGGCCAGGCTCGCTTCGCCCGGACCTGGGGGGACTGCTACGGCTACATGCTGGTGGCGACGGGACGGGCAGAGATCATGGTAGACCCCGCTACCGGAGCGCCGTGGGACTATCTGCCGCTGATTCCCATCCTCCACGAGGCCGGCGGCAGGTTCACCAGCCTCGGTGGGGAAGCGGTGGGGGCGTGGACGACTTCTCTGGCGACCAACGGACGAGTCCACGAGGCGGCGATGGGCTGCTGGTCAGCCCGAGAGCGTGGTGACGCGGTGGTGCAGACCGAGGAGATCCTGGCCCGGCGAAAGGCGAGCTGA
- a CDS encoding DNA-3-methyladenine glycosylase: MAHRNEHGAAPDGMRRRRFAGDPYATLPLEFYARPAEIVARDLLGRYLVRQLDHDRCVAEIVETEAYVGPHDEASHAAERFGRTARNEMMFGRPGLAYVYLIYGMHWCLNAVTDAEEYPAAVLIRAAAPREGLATMRGHRPGRRDVELLRGPGNLCRAMGIDGRLNGHDLLEPPLRITFGASLPDDRVGRGPRIGITRAVEHPLRFWVLDSPSVSAHRTPSRR, from the coding sequence ATGGCTCACCGGAACGAACACGGCGCCGCACCCGACGGGATGCGGCGCCGTCGCTTTGCCGGCGATCCGTACGCGACGCTACCGCTCGAGTTCTATGCGCGCCCGGCGGAGATCGTCGCGCGCGACCTGCTAGGCCGATACCTCGTGCGCCAGCTCGACCACGATCGGTGTGTGGCGGAGATCGTGGAAACCGAGGCGTACGTGGGTCCGCACGACGAGGCGAGCCACGCCGCGGAGCGCTTCGGCCGCACTGCCCGCAACGAGATGATGTTCGGCCGGCCGGGTCTGGCATACGTTTACCTGATCTACGGCATGCACTGGTGCCTGAACGCGGTGACCGACGCGGAGGAGTACCCGGCCGCGGTTCTGATCCGTGCTGCGGCGCCTCGCGAGGGGCTCGCGACCATGCGCGGACACCGCCCTGGGCGTCGGGACGTGGAACTCCTTCGCGGGCCGGGAAACCTCTGCCGCGCGATGGGGATCGACGGGCGGTTGAACGGGCACGACCTGCTCGAGCCGCCGCTACGGATCACTTTCGGGGCGTCGCTCCCCGACGATCGGGTTGGCCGCGGACCGAGGATCGGCATCACCCGCGCGGTGGAGCATCCGCTGCGCTTCTGGGTGCTGGATTCTCCCTCTGTTTCCGCACATCGCACCCCGAGTCGGCGTTGA
- a CDS encoding NYN domain-containing protein codes for MISPSGQRSPFPGTAGYSHAPNAALLIDFDNVTMGIRSDLGKELKALLNSDVIRGKVAVQRAYADWRRYPQYIVPLAESSIDLIFAPAYGSSKKNATDLRMAIDAIELVFTRPEIGTFILMTGDSDFSSCVLKLKEYGKYVIGVGMRESSSDLLIQNCDEYYSYHSLSGLTRTGEVQESTEDPWVLVRRAAEQMEANGDVMRTDRLKQVMLDLDPAFDEKKLGYSKFSRFVQEAANKGIVRLRKGENGQYELVPSDEVEAAPEAAEGVEPRRGRGREREREPRRDGRHTPSPRQEEVAAETATEKEAEATEVLQPVAEAPPVVGADRETALAEDGTGIEQAYALLQAALRELTSGGAKAVRDGDVKRKMLDLSPGFDEAVLGFSKFTRFLRQAHDAEVIDLQRSNGGNYEVALPASGKRLPPPKSVSAPPARPAAEARAGKNTAAEAVAEKAEPKAELPEATPAAAEGATAPDAAAAAESTPATIRTVGVGALRGRRAGRPGALAGPPPILPGQVVAPATRLAAEQDAAAVPVVDDPSPEATGGSAAAAVDEAAPAAEEARKKSRRGRRGRGRGRGAEAEASNAVSRTTEEAPQPEAKTRAAKPAKQKAAAAAAKEEPAAEAGKEKPAAETPKRALPPEGPIDKITARARRARAIRGDADEAVGVPPILPGQAAKPAPAAAQQAAEEKQQPARRSRGRGRGRKAAEQTTPAAAEAAAFSGLPVDREGIVAHLSAYRGVGVKTAEALYDRFGEGTFRALQSQADEVRELIGPRRAGAVLEQWRADVAGRSASGEAEQEAAPAAPARSVKPAEPTKASAKARTANRRSSGRSGSRATSGKAESAAKAAPATKASASSTAASPKRGGRGSRGGGRRKKETTPSS; via the coding sequence GCAGAGAGCCTACGCCGACTGGCGCCGCTATCCGCAGTACATCGTTCCCCTCGCCGAATCCTCGATCGATCTCATCTTCGCGCCCGCCTACGGGTCGTCCAAGAAGAACGCGACCGACCTCCGCATGGCGATCGACGCGATCGAGCTCGTCTTCACCCGCCCGGAGATCGGGACCTTCATCCTCATGACGGGCGATTCCGACTTCTCGAGCTGCGTGCTGAAGCTCAAGGAGTACGGCAAGTACGTCATCGGCGTGGGGATGCGTGAATCCTCCAGCGACCTCCTCATCCAGAACTGCGACGAGTACTACTCGTACCATTCGCTCTCGGGGCTGACCCGGACGGGCGAGGTGCAGGAGTCGACGGAGGATCCCTGGGTGCTGGTGAGGCGCGCCGCCGAGCAGATGGAGGCGAACGGCGACGTCATGCGAACGGATCGGCTGAAGCAGGTGATGCTCGATCTGGACCCTGCCTTCGACGAGAAGAAGCTCGGCTACAGCAAGTTCTCGCGCTTCGTGCAGGAGGCCGCCAACAAGGGGATCGTCCGGCTGCGCAAGGGGGAGAACGGACAGTACGAGCTGGTGCCGAGCGACGAGGTGGAGGCTGCGCCCGAGGCGGCTGAAGGCGTCGAGCCCCGCCGCGGCCGCGGCCGCGAGCGGGAACGCGAGCCTCGTCGCGATGGGCGCCACACGCCGAGCCCCCGCCAGGAGGAAGTCGCTGCGGAAACGGCTACCGAAAAGGAGGCCGAGGCGACCGAGGTGCTCCAGCCGGTTGCCGAAGCTCCCCCCGTCGTCGGGGCGGACAGGGAAACCGCTCTTGCCGAAGACGGCACGGGAATCGAGCAGGCCTATGCACTGTTGCAGGCGGCTCTTCGCGAGCTCACCTCGGGTGGCGCGAAGGCCGTGCGCGACGGCGACGTGAAGCGCAAGATGCTGGACCTCTCGCCCGGCTTCGATGAGGCCGTCCTCGGCTTCAGCAAGTTCACGCGGTTCCTGCGGCAGGCGCACGACGCCGAAGTGATCGATCTGCAGCGGTCGAACGGCGGCAACTACGAGGTCGCGTTGCCCGCCAGCGGCAAGCGCCTGCCCCCGCCAAAGAGCGTGTCGGCCCCGCCGGCCCGGCCGGCAGCGGAGGCGCGCGCCGGGAAGAATACGGCGGCGGAGGCGGTAGCAGAGAAGGCAGAGCCAAAGGCGGAGTTGCCGGAAGCGACGCCAGCTGCGGCCGAGGGGGCAACGGCGCCGGACGCCGCTGCAGCGGCCGAGAGCACGCCGGCAACGATCCGCACGGTTGGGGTGGGTGCACTCCGTGGACGTCGCGCCGGGCGGCCCGGTGCGCTGGCGGGGCCGCCGCCCATCCTGCCGGGGCAGGTGGTGGCACCGGCAACGCGCCTTGCCGCGGAGCAGGACGCAGCGGCAGTCCCCGTAGTCGATGACCCCTCGCCCGAGGCAACCGGCGGGTCGGCAGCCGCGGCAGTTGACGAGGCTGCCCCCGCCGCGGAGGAGGCGCGCAAGAAGTCTCGGCGGGGTCGTCGCGGCCGCGGTCGTGGACGTGGGGCGGAAGCGGAGGCTTCGAACGCGGTGTCCCGGACCACGGAAGAGGCCCCGCAGCCGGAGGCGAAGACCCGGGCCGCAAAGCCTGCGAAGCAGAAAGCCGCCGCGGCCGCTGCGAAGGAAGAGCCAGCCGCCGAGGCCGGAAAGGAAAAGCCTGCTGCGGAGACTCCCAAGCGCGCTCTGCCGCCCGAGGGGCCGATCGACAAGATCACGGCTCGGGCTCGGCGTGCCCGTGCAATCCGGGGCGACGCGGACGAGGCGGTAGGCGTCCCGCCCATCCTGCCCGGCCAGGCGGCGAAACCCGCTCCCGCCGCTGCCCAGCAGGCGGCAGAGGAAAAGCAGCAGCCCGCGCGCAGGTCACGCGGGCGTGGCAGGGGGAGGAAGGCCGCAGAGCAGACCACGCCCGCTGCCGCGGAGGCGGCGGCCTTCTCCGGCCTCCCGGTCGATCGGGAGGGCATCGTCGCTCACCTCAGCGCCTATCGCGGGGTGGGGGTCAAAACGGCGGAGGCCCTCTACGATCGCTTCGGCGAGGGCACCTTCCGGGCGCTGCAGAGCCAGGCGGACGAAGTACGCGAGTTGATCGGCCCGCGCCGGGCGGGCGCCGTGCTCGAGCAGTGGAGGGCAGATGTCGCCGGTCGTAGCGCCTCGGGCGAGGCCGAGCAGGAGGCTGCCCCCGCGGCTCCGGCCAGGTCGGTGAAGCCGGCGGAACCCACGAAGGCCTCCGCGAAGGCGAGGACGGCAAACCGTCGCTCCTCCGGCCGGTCGGGCTCCCGGGCGACGTCCGGAAAAGCAGAGTCGGCCGCCAAGGCGGCTCCCGCGACCAAGGCTTCTGCCTCCTCCACAGCGGCAAGCCCCAAGCGCGGGGGGAGAGGCAGCCGTGGCGGAGGGCGCCGGAAGAAGGAGACGACTCCATCGAGCTGA